In one Rhopalosiphum padi isolate XX-2018 chromosome 3, ASM2088224v1, whole genome shotgun sequence genomic region, the following are encoded:
- the LOC132927012 gene encoding beta-galactoside alpha-2,6-sialyltransferase 2 → MRSVALTVWFFLNVVLLGMCGYIYLLWLQYWRHISVKNQQSQELTYTQQQPYVEYYDEGDFTTAHQRNGNPLMRISEALLDKSEKIRLFNFKNKIIARLRQVIMKESSNYGSVKNENPYNVPYRPQAPNNVKSDWTCNMASSVEKFRTLEKNDIDHLLTKNIPDVPLFDDNEVFGTCAIISNAATLRNSNLGYFIDQHDLVLRFNNAPTKGYEKDVGSKTTIRILNSQVVTKPQFQFVSSPLYKRLKLLMWDPSNYTSSIDEWIKSPEHNFINNYISFRKSNPRSNFHIVHPQYLWRLWDYIQDHTTAHIRRNPPSSGFLGLAMLLPRCTVVNMFEFIPSERMTHRCHYYHEKVDVTCTFGIWHPLAAEKLLMLTANTMPDQTVFHTGFLSIPGYKSPICTSL, encoded by the exons ATGCGTTCAGTTGCACTTAcggtatggttttttttaaacgtcgtacttttGGGCATGTGCGGATACATCTATCTACTTTGGCTACAATATTGGCGTCACATAAGCGTCAAAAACCAACAATCTCAAGAATTGACCTACACACAACAGCAGCCTTACGTCGAATATTATGACGAAGGCGATTTCACAACCGCTCATCAAAGAAACGGAAATCCATTAATGCGAATTAGTGAAGCTCTTCTAGATAAGTCGGAAAAAATCAG gttatttaatttcaaaaataaaattattgcccGTCTAAGGCAGGTAATAATGAAGGAGAGTAGCAATTACGGGTCCGTTAAAAACGAGAACCCTTACAATGTTCCGTATAGACCGCAAGCGCCGAATAACGTCAAAAGCGACTGGACGTGCAATATGGCTTCTAGCGTGGAGAAATTTAGaacattagaaaaaaatgatattgatCATTTGTTGACCAAAAATATTCCGGATGTACCGCTATTTGACGATAACGAAGTATTCGGCACTTGTGCAATCATATCCAATGCGGCTACACTTCGCAATTCAAATCTTGGATACTTTATAG ACCAACATGACTTGGTGTTGCGGTTCAATAACGCTCCGACAAAAGGATATGAAAAAGATGTCGGCTCAAAGACAACAATACGTATTTTAAACTCACAAGTTGTCACTAAACCACAATTTCAATTTGTATCATCACCATTATACAAACGGCTCAAACTTTTGATGTGGGATCCATCAAATTACACATCTTCGATTGACGAA TGGATTAAGAGTCCCGAACATAACTTTATAAACAATTACATATCATTTAGAAAATCTAATCCGAGGTCAAACTTTCATATTGTTCATCCTCAATATCTATGGCGTCTATGGGATTACATACAAGATCATACTACAGCTCATATAAGACGCAATCCTCCATCCTCGGGAtttttag GATTAGCAATGCTGTTGCCGCGATGCACGGTCGTCAACATGTTCGAGTTCATACCGTCCGAAAGAATGACACACCGATGTCATTACTATCACGAAAAAGTCGACGTGACGTGTACATTTGGGATTTGGCATCCGCTGGCGGCCGAAAAACTGCTGATGCTGACGGCGAACACTATGCCCGATCAGACGGTATTCCACACAGGGTTCCTCTCCATCCCCGGTTATAAGTCTCCGATATGTACTTCGCTATAG